The Haloferax volcanii DS2 DNA segment TCGCCTACGAGGAAGGCACCTACCAGGGCTACTGTACCGAGTACTGCGGCGTCGCGCACTCCCAGATGTACTTCACCGTCGACGTCGTCTCGCAGGACGAGTACCAGAACTGGCTCGACGAACAGCAGTCGGCCAACAGCGAGTCGTCCGGCTCCTCGAACTCTACCGCGACGAACTCCACGCAGTAACGCTTCCTCCCTTCTGTTTCGACGCTCCACCCGAGTGACGACGCTCGCGCTCGTCGCGGTCGGTCGTCGGAGAACTCGTCGCGGGCCGCAGTGCAGTCGGCTATCGTCCGGACGAACGGCGACTCAACAGCGTCGCTCGACGATGCGGTCGATGATGCGACCCGTCGAGAGCAGTTCGTCGTCGTGGCGGAGCTCCCGGGGCGTCGCGCGCGTGACCTCGCAGTCGATGCCGCGGGCGTCGAGGGCGGCTTTGATTCCGTCCTCGTCGTGGTGTTGGTCGTAGCCGAGGACGATAACATCGGGGTCGATTTCCTCGATGGGGACGAAGATGTCCTCGACGTGGCCGAGATGCGCCTCGTCGACCACGTCGAGCGCGGCGACCATGTCGCGGCGCTGGCGGCCGTCGAGTATCGGTTTCGGCTTGTGCGTCACGTTCTCGCCGCGGGCGATGATGACGTGGAGTTCGTCGCCGAGCGACGCGGCGTCCGAGAGGTAGTGGACGTGGCCGGGGTGGAGGATGTCGAAGGTGCCCTGCGCGATGACCCGTCTCATCGGTCCAACTCCGCGTCGATGTCGTCCTGCGTGAAGTCGAAGAACGATTCGGGGTCGGAGAGGTCTGCGTCGAGCACGTCGAGGTCGCGGACCTCGCCGGACTGGTCGAACGCCTCCCAGTCGTCGGGGCCGTACGGCGAGCCGATGATGATGTGGACTCGGCCGCTCCCGAACGTGTCGAGGTCGGCGTCGCTCGGGCGGAGGACGCCGTTCGGGTGCGAGTGAATCGACCCGACGGCGTGGAAGTCGTTCGGCACGAGGTCGTTCCTGACGGTCGCGCTGTACGGGTCCGAGACCGTCCCCGGGATGATGAGCACGTCCGTCACGACGTAGCCGTCGCGGTCGACGCCGACCCGTCGGGCCTCCTCGCCGCGGAGGAGTCCCATGTACTCGTTCGGATGCGTCTCCGCAGAGGCTTCGAGCGCGAAGTCGAGGGCGTCGGCCGCGATGCCGACGACCTCCCGCGACCGGAAGAGTCGCATACCGAACCGTCCGCGGGCGCTCCATCTAAGGGTTCCGGAACGCCGAGTCGGTCGCCGGAACGGAACCGCCATACTGAGGTCGGCGCTCGGCCGACATCGGGTGTGACGCTCGATTCCGACCTCGTCGCCCGCGTGACGGACGCGCTCTCGGCGGACGCGCCGCCGACCGCGACGACCGAACTCGACGGCGGACACGTCGGCCGCGTCTACCGACTCGATTTCGACGGGCGCGACCCCGTCGTCGCGAAGGTGGGCGACACGCCGCTCGACGTGGAGGCCGCGATGCTCGACTCGCTCGCCGCGGCCGGTCTTCCGGTCCCCGCGGTCCACCACGCCGACCCCGACCTGCTCGTCCTCGACTACGTCGAGGGCACGTCCGAGTTGACCTCCGCCGCCGAGCGCGACCTCGCCACCCACCTCGCCGCGCTCCACGAGACGACCGCGCCGGCGTTCGGCTTCCCCTACGACACCCTCTCCGGGCCGTACCGACAGCCGAACCCGTGGACCGACTCGTGGATCGCGTTCTTCCGCGACCAGCGCCTCCTGCCGTGGACCGAGGCGGCGCTCGGTTCGGGACTCCCAGACGCGACGGCCGAGCGAATCGAGTCGGTCGCCGCCGACCTCGACGACCTCCTCGTCGAACCGGCGGCCCCGCGACTCGTCCACGGCGACGTGTGGGGCGCGAACCTCCGCGTCCGCGACGCCCGCGTCGTCGCCTTCCTCGACCCGGCGTGTTACTACGGCCACCCCGAGGTCGAACTGGCCTACATCGACTGGTTCGACGCCGCGGGCGACGCCTTCTTCGACGCCTACGACGAACGCCGACCCATCGCCGACGGCTTCTTCGAGCATCGCTCGCCCGTCTACGCGCTGTTTCCGCTCCTCGAACACGTCCGCGTCTTCGGGGTCGACTACGTCCCGTCGGTCGAAGACGCGCTGGACGAACTCGGCTACTGACGCCCCCGCGCAGGCGAGTTTCGAGCCGAATCGGGTCTGTGCGAACCGGCCGCGCACGCGAGATGCTTTTGTAAAGCTTAACACTACCCCCTGACCTAGCGGGACTATGAGCGACGAGCACGCCGGGGATTCCGGCGACGACTCGGGTCCGAATTCGGACGCACGACCTATCGTCTATGATCTCGCACCGAACTGTACCGCCGACGACGTCGAGACCGACGCGTACTACCACGCCGTCGTCAACGGCGTCGTGGAGTACGGCATCTTCGTCGACGTCTCCGACTCCGTCTCCGGACTCATCCACGAGTCCAACCTCTCGGCCGACTACGAGGTCGGGGACCGACTGGTCGTCCGCCTCGAATCCGTCCGCGACAACGGCGACATCGCGTTCGCCGAGGACACGCCCGACGACTACCGCACCCTGACCGTCGACCACGAGCCGACCATCACGCCTATCTCCAGTCTCTCGGTCGGCGAGTCGGTCACGGTCGAAGGCGTCGTCACGCAGATTAAGCAGACCGGCGGCCCGACCGTCTTCCGCATCGCCGACGACTCCGGCATCGTCGCCGCCGCCGCCTTCGAGGAGGCCGGCGTCCGCGCGTTCCCCGGTGTCGACCTCGACGACGTGGTCCGCATGGCCGGCACCGTCGAAGACCACGAGGGCACCCGACAGCTCGAAGTCGACGGCCTCACCGTCCTCGACGACGAGGCCGCCGCCGACGCCCGCCAGCGCATCGACGCCGCGCTCGACGAGCGCGCCGAGCCGGAACCGGTCGAACCGCTCGTGGAGTGGTCGGCGTTCGAGAAGCTCCGCGACGACCTCGAAGACGTGGCGCGCCTGCTCCGCCGGACGGTCCTCGAAGGCCGCCCGATTCGCGTCCGCCACCACGCCGACGGCGACGGCATGTGCGCGTCCGTCCCGGTCCAACTGGCCCTCGAACGGCTCATCACCGAGGTCCACGACGACCCCGACGCGCCGCGACACCTGTTCAAGCGCCTGCCGAGCAAGGCCCCGTTCTACGAGATGGAGGACGTGACCCGCGACCTGAACTTCGCGCTCGAAGGTCGCGCCCGCCACGGCCAGCGGCTTCCCTTCCTGCTCATGCTCGACAACGGGTCGACCGAGGAGGACGTGCCCGCCTACGAGAACCTCGCGCACTACGACGTGCCCATCGCGGTCGTCGACCACCACCACCCCGACCCCGAGGCGGTCGACCCCCTCCTCGACGCGCACGTCAACCCGTACCTCCACGACGAGGACTACCGCATCACGACCGGCATGATGTGCGTCGAACTCGCGCGGATGATTCACCCCGACGTGACCGACGAACTGCGTCACGTCCCCGCCGTCGCCGGGCTGTCCGACCGCTCGAAGGCGGAGGTCATGGACAACTACATCGCGCTCGCCGAAGACGAGGGCTACGACCGCGAACAGCTCCTCGACGTGGGCGAGGCGCTCGACTACGCCGCCCACTGGCTGCGCTACAACGACGGCGCGTCTATCGTCAACGACGTGCTCAACGTCGGCTGTGACGACGAGGAGCGCCACCGCGAACTCGTCGAGTTCCTCTCGACGCGCGCCGAGCGCGACGTGGACCGACAGCTCGAAGCCGCGGAGCCGCACCTCGAACACGAGCGCCTCGACAGCGGGGCCAACCTCTACCGCATCGACCTCGACAAGTGGGCCCACCGCTTTACCTACCCCGCGCCGGGCAAGACCACGGGCAAGCTCCACGACCGCAAGGTCCAGGAGACGGGCGAGCCGGTCATCACCATCGGCTACGGTCCCGACTTCGCCGTCCTCCGCTCCGACGGCGTCCGCCTCGACATCCCGCGGATGGTCGCCGAACTGAACGAGGAAGTCGTCGGCGGCGGCGTCTCCGGCGGCGGCCACCTCGTCGTCGGCTCCATCAAGTTCGTCAGCGGCATGCGCGAGGAGGTCATCGACAGCCTCGTCGAGAAGATGGCCGAAGCCGACATCGACGAAGAGCTGTCGACGACGGCGTAAGCCGGCGTTCGACTCTCAGACTGCGACCGCTCATTTTTCGAACTCCAGTCGTCTGAGCGCCGCGAGTCCAACGACGACCGCGAGGGCCGCCGCGGCGACGAGTCCGGGCTTCGGATCCGCTCCGCGCCCGCTGGCTCGCCAGTCGGCCGCGAACGCCTCGCGGAAGTACGCCGCGGCGGCCGGGTCCGACAGCGCGAGGACGACTTCGCGGTTCTCGCGGGCCGAGTGCCGGTTCCAGTTGAGACTGCCGACGAGCGCGGTGTCGTCGGCGACGACGCCCTTCGCGTGAATCGCGCCGTACCGGTCGCCGGGGCGCGCGAGGCGGACCGAGAGCGGACTGCCGGTGCGGTCGGCCCACTCGTTCAGGCGCTCGGCGAGCGCGCGGTTCTCCTCCTCGTCGTACCACGCGCTCCCGAGGAGGAGTCGGACGCGGACGCCGCGGTCGGCGGCGCGCTTGAGCGCGCGGACGAACGGGCCGTCGGCCTCGACGGTCGGTTGTAGCACGTCGATTCGGCGCTCGGCGGCATCGAGTCGGGCGACGACCGCGGACTCGGCGTTGTCGGGCGCGCGGAGGACGGCGACGCGGTCGACTCGAAGCGCCTCGGGCGCGATGCGCGACGGATACGAGCCGTTCGCCGATTCGGTGCGGACGAACGACCGGCCGACGCGGTACGTCTCCCACGAAGCGGTCTCTGGGAGGCTCGCATCGGTTTCGAACGTGGCCGCGAGGTCGGCCGCGACGGCCGGCGAGCGCGCGACAACGCCCCAGCCGCGGCTCTTTTTCCCGCCCGTTCCGGCGGGTTTCCAGTTTTCGGTCATCACGAGCGCCGCGTCGTCGACGACGGCGTACTTCGGGTGGTGAAACGAGTGCGGGTCGCCGACGACGCGGACCGACACGCCGGCGTCGACGAGGCGGTCGAGGACCCGCGCCGACCGCCGCGGGAAGCCGCCGACCGGGCTGTCCTCGACCAGTACCTCGACCTGCACGCCGCGCTCGCGAGCGGCGACGAGTTCGTCGGCGACGCGCGCGGAGGAGACGACGTAGCCGGCGAGCAGAATCCGCTCGTCGGCCGCCCGGAGCGTCGCTATCGGACGCCCCGGCGAGTCGGGGAGCACGAACAGCGTCGCGTTCGCGGGGCCGTGGGTCGTGACGTTCCGCTGGGGGAGCGTCCGCGGCCACCACGACCACGCGCCGTCCCGCCGTTCGAGGAGCGCGCCCTCGCGGCTCCGGTCGTAGCTGAGGCGGTCCGCGACGACGCCGTTGCCGGCCGCGTCGCCGTCGCCACCGACGACGCGGAGCGTGACCGTTTCGCCGCCGTTGGCGAGGTCGAGACCGGGCGCGACCACTGGGAGGTCGGTCAGGTTCGACGCCGCGGACGGGTCGGTGACGACGGCAACCGCCCCGCCGGGCGCGACGAAGGAGACGGTCCCCTCGCCGTCGGCCAGCGAGAGTTCGGTTCCCGCGGGCGCGGCGACGGCGACGAACTCGCCGCGGTCGTCGGGCGTCGCCGGGTCGGGGAGCGCGGCGACGATGCGCGGTTCACCCGATACCGGCGGGTCGGCGGCGGTCGCTGATTCTGTCGCGTTCGCCGTTCCCGGCGCGGCCGCTATCGGCGCGGGGACGACGGCCGCGGCCGCGAGCAGGACGGCGAGCGAGACGGCGAACGCGGTGGTGAGGGGCCGTCGAGACACACCCCGCGGTGGTCGCGTTTCCCTACAAAAACGTTCGCGTCCGGGGACTCATCGCGAGCGACTGCGAGAGAAAGAGAACGAAAGGGGACCGCAGAGCCGCCGGGCTGCCGCGTCGGTCGTGCGGTCTCAGACGGTCGCTTCGGCTTCGACGTCGTCGCCGAGGAACTCGGCGGCGAGTTCGGCTTCGCGCTGGACGAGGAACGAGCGGTCGTCGGCGTAGCCGGCGGCCACTTCGAGCGCGTCGTTCGTGCCAATCTGTCGGAGCGCCCACGCGGCGCTGGCGCGGACGGCGTCCTCGTCGTCGTCGGCGACGACGTCCGACAGCGGCTCGACGGCGCGGGTGTCGCCGATGAGACCGAGCGCGCGCGCGGCGGCCGAGCGGACGTTGTCGTTTTCGGTGACGAGCTTGTTCGCGATGGGTTGGGTCGCCTCTTCGGAGCCGATTTCGCCGAGCGCCTTGAACACGACCTTCTGGAGCGCGGGGTCGCTGTCGGTGTCGACGTAGTCGACGAGCATCTCGACGCCCTCCTCGGCGGCCATCTTCCCGATGGCCTTGATGACGCCCTTGTCGCGGCGCTTGGCCTGCCCCTCGATGGTCTCGTAGGCGCGGTCGTCGTTCATCCGCGTGAACGCCTCGATGCAGTACTCCTGCATGAAGTCGGACTGGAAGCTCTCGAACGCGAGCGCAATCATCTCGACGTTGCCGCGCTTTTCGTGTTCCTTCAGCGCCGACAGCTCCGGCGGGAAGTCCTTGTAGTGGCCGAGCACGTCGTAGAAGCCCTGCACTTGGAGCTTCTCGCGGGTCTCGAGGTCGTCCCACTCCTGGGCGTCGTCGAGACCGTCCGCGAGGCCGTCGGTGACTTCGATGAGGTCCGCGATGGTCTCTGCGTCGTCGTCGGCGTCAAGGTCGGCCGCTTCGATGGCCGAGACGGCGTCGTCGATGGCGGCGGTGAGCGCGTCTTCGTCGTCACCGTCGACCGAGACGCTCGCGTCGAGCACGCCGTTGAACTCGTCGGCGAACGTCTCGACCGCGGCGACGATTTCGCCGTCGCCCTGCTCGGTCCACCGAGTGTCCGTAATCGTGGACTTCGCTTCTTCGAGCGTCTCGACGGCGTCGTCGGCGTAGGGACCGCGCTGGGATTCGAGGTCGTCGCGCAGGTCGGACAGGCGCGATTCGAGCTCCTCGGCGGGGTCGTCTTCGTCTTCGTCGTCCGGTTCGGGCAGGTCCGCGGCCTCCACGTCGGCCTCGATGTCGTCGAGCGTGGCCTCGACCTCGTCGAGGTCGGCTTCGGTCTCGGCCGCGTCGAGAGCCTCCTCGGCCTCGGTCAGGCGCTCGTCGAAGCTCTCGGGCGAGAGTTCTGTCGTATCGTCGTCCCCGTCACTCATATGCCGGAAGTCCGTTCGACTGTAAAAAGAGCGTTTCCCTTCGCTCCGCGTCTCGGGCCGGGACCGACCGCCGATTCCATTCGGGTCACTTTTTCGCGACCCGTCCGTTCCTCCGAGCGTGACCGGTCCCACTATCGCCGTCCCGCAGCGCGCCGCGTTCGACCTCGACCCGGCGCGAAACGAGGCGGACGTGCGCGCCCGCGCCGCCGACCTCCCCGAGTCGATCGATATCGCGCTGTTCTCCGAGTACGCGCTCACGGGCTTCGTCGCGGACAGCCGCGCCTTCAGCGGCGCGATACCTCGGGAGCGCGC contains these protein-coding regions:
- a CDS encoding HEAT repeat domain-containing protein, which translates into the protein MSDGDDDTTELSPESFDERLTEAEEALDAAETEADLDEVEATLDDIEADVEAADLPEPDDEDEDDPAEELESRLSDLRDDLESQRGPYADDAVETLEEAKSTITDTRWTEQGDGEIVAAVETFADEFNGVLDASVSVDGDDEDALTAAIDDAVSAIEAADLDADDDAETIADLIEVTDGLADGLDDAQEWDDLETREKLQVQGFYDVLGHYKDFPPELSALKEHEKRGNVEMIALAFESFQSDFMQEYCIEAFTRMNDDRAYETIEGQAKRRDKGVIKAIGKMAAEEGVEMLVDYVDTDSDPALQKVVFKALGEIGSEEATQPIANKLVTENDNVRSAAARALGLIGDTRAVEPLSDVVADDDEDAVRASAAWALRQIGTNDALEVAAGYADDRSFLVQREAELAAEFLGDDVEAEATV
- a CDS encoding Mov34/MPN/PAD-1 family protein, with amino-acid sequence MRLFRSREVVGIAADALDFALEASAETHPNEYMGLLRGEEARRVGVDRDGYVVTDVLIIPGTVSDPYSATVRNDLVPNDFHAVGSIHSHPNGVLRPSDADLDTFGSGRVHIIIGSPYGPDDWEAFDQSGEVRDLDVLDADLSDPESFFDFTQDDIDAELDR
- a CDS encoding fructosamine kinase family protein, whose amino-acid sequence is MTLDSDLVARVTDALSADAPPTATTELDGGHVGRVYRLDFDGRDPVVAKVGDTPLDVEAAMLDSLAAAGLPVPAVHHADPDLLVLDYVEGTSELTSAAERDLATHLAALHETTAPAFGFPYDTLSGPYRQPNPWTDSWIAFFRDQRLLPWTEAALGSGLPDATAERIESVAADLDDLLVEPAAPRLVHGDVWGANLRVRDARVVAFLDPACYYGHPEVELAYIDWFDAAGDAFFDAYDERRPIADGFFEHRSPVYALFPLLEHVRVFGVDYVPSVEDALDELGY
- a CDS encoding adenylyltransferase/cytidyltransferase family protein, with translation MRRVIAQGTFDILHPGHVHYLSDAASLGDELHVIIARGENVTHKPKPILDGRQRRDMVAALDVVDEAHLGHVEDIFVPIEEIDPDVIVLGYDQHHDEDGIKAALDARGIDCEVTRATPRELRHDDELLSTGRIIDRIVERRC
- a CDS encoding DHH family phosphoesterase: MSDEHAGDSGDDSGPNSDARPIVYDLAPNCTADDVETDAYYHAVVNGVVEYGIFVDVSDSVSGLIHESNLSADYEVGDRLVVRLESVRDNGDIAFAEDTPDDYRTLTVDHEPTITPISSLSVGESVTVEGVVTQIKQTGGPTVFRIADDSGIVAAAAFEEAGVRAFPGVDLDDVVRMAGTVEDHEGTRQLEVDGLTVLDDEAAADARQRIDAALDERAEPEPVEPLVEWSAFEKLRDDLEDVARLLRRTVLEGRPIRVRHHADGDGMCASVPVQLALERLITEVHDDPDAPRHLFKRLPSKAPFYEMEDVTRDLNFALEGRARHGQRLPFLLMLDNGSTEEDVPAYENLAHYDVPIAVVDHHHPDPEAVDPLLDAHVNPYLHDEDYRITTGMMCVELARMIHPDVTDELRHVPAVAGLSDRSKAEVMDNYIALAEDEGYDREQLLDVGEALDYAAHWLRYNDGASIVNDVLNVGCDDEERHRELVEFLSTRAERDVDRQLEAAEPHLEHERLDSGANLYRIDLDKWAHRFTYPAPGKTTGKLHDRKVQETGEPVITIGYGPDFAVLRSDGVRLDIPRMVAELNEEVVGGGVSGGGHLVVGSIKFVSGMREEVIDSLVEKMAEADIDEELSTTA
- a CDS encoding phospholipase D-like domain-containing protein — its product is MSRRPLTTAFAVSLAVLLAAAAVVPAPIAAAPGTANATESATAADPPVSGEPRIVAALPDPATPDDRGEFVAVAAPAGTELSLADGEGTVSFVAPGGAVAVVTDPSAASNLTDLPVVAPGLDLANGGETVTLRVVGGDGDAAGNGVVADRLSYDRSREGALLERRDGAWSWWPRTLPQRNVTTHGPANATLFVLPDSPGRPIATLRAADERILLAGYVVSSARVADELVAARERGVQVEVLVEDSPVGGFPRRSARVLDRLVDAGVSVRVVGDPHSFHHPKYAVVDDAALVMTENWKPAGTGGKKSRGWGVVARSPAVAADLAATFETDASLPETASWETYRVGRSFVRTESANGSYPSRIAPEALRVDRVAVLRAPDNAESAVVARLDAAERRIDVLQPTVEADGPFVRALKRAADRGVRVRLLLGSAWYDEEENRALAERLNEWADRTGSPLSVRLARPGDRYGAIHAKGVVADDTALVGSLNWNRHSARENREVVLALSDPAAAAYFREAFAADWRASGRGADPKPGLVAAAALAVVVGLAALRRLEFEK